A window of Acinetobacter radioresistens DSM 6976 = NBRC 102413 = CIP 103788 genomic DNA:
TAGGTTGTTGCATCGTGTCATTTTGCGCCGTTGCATCATGTTGCTTTGTATCGTTGCTATTTGCTTTATACGGCGTTTCATCATGTTGCATGGCTTGATCTATGGGCGTTTCAGTATCGTTGCATGTTGTTGCTTCAGGGCGTTGCGCGGACGTTTCAGGTGCAACAAGCAGCCTTTGCAAGTGGTCAATCTGATTGTCTTTTTTTTCTAATTGTTTTGTTAATAATTCAACTTGGCTTTTAAGTATAGAAATTATTTCTTTATCGTTTGCATTACTGGCAGGCGGTTCAATAGATTGCTTTACAGGTGCAGGCGGTTCACCAAAGACGCGGATCACTTCAGCAAGATCAAACAGGCCATTGCTTAAACGCGACAGCTTGCCATTGTTCACAGCCCTATAAATAGTGGTTCTATTGACGTTAAAGCGTTTAGACACTTCAGTTAAAGAGAGGTGAGCCATATTATTTTTTCTGTATTAATTGCGATCTATGTCAAAATAATATCATCCATAAAAGCGATTAAACAGGATGCAATAATTACTTTAAAATCTTGGCTTTATATTGTAGTCTAATCTACATAGATTTAGATTTTTCTATATCTATAAAAACAAAAAAACCGCATTGGGGTGCGGTTCGTTTGCAGGCTACCGAAGTGGCCTAAATATTCATTGCTACTGTGTATTAGTTTGACGACCGACTACATAGAAGCATAAGGGGCATGCTATTTAATAACATGTTGACATTGTATCTTGATAATAATATCAGTGCAATAGCTTATGCTTTAAAACTAGAACAGTAGCCCTTTGATTTTTTAAAGAATTAATGAGGTTACACATGCACCAATTACAAAACACCATCACAGCCCCGCAAATTGCTCAAATAATCAAACGCCGTACTATCACTGTGATGCGGTGGGCGGGATCAGGAAAGCTACCCAAGCCTATTTGCCGTTTCGGTATAACTTACGTTTGGGATAAGTCCGAAGTATTTAAAGCCCTTGAAAGTCTAGGATACCTAACAGCCTCAAATGATGCGCTTTATAGCGAAAATCAGGAGGCTCAGAAATGATAAAAGGCCTCCACCATTCGCACAGTGAAAGCCCCCTAGACAAGGCAGATTATAACATAAAACAATGGCTTATTGAAAACACTAGGACGCCTAGATTACCCTTATTTAGGGATTCAATACTTAGACCGCTAAACATTGAAAACACACAGCCATTTTTAGAGGTTAGTCAGTTTGTTACCCATGAGGGCAAAGACCTTTTAGAAAGTGGCTTGGTATTGCTTCAATACGATAAAACACTAAGCAACCTTGTAGGCTTGGCGGTTCAGGATGCAGATAGAAAAACCGTTTATATTGGCCAGCAAGGTATAACGGCGTTCAATATTGAGCAAAGCATAAGAAAGGATCTTGTTCTTTGTTCTTCAAAACTTCCGATTGCAATCAAAGCAGCAGAAACAGGCTATCAAGTTGCATTATCAGACTATAAAACGCTACACAGCCATTTAGATAAGGGTGTAATGCTTTTAGATTGTAATGATCTATTTGCAGGCAAAACGCTTGCAGAGCTTACAGCTAAAGAAATGCGCCGTTTGATTGATGACGCAGCAAAGCAGGAAAAAGAGAAATCCTTAAAAGCCCAGCACCTTTATTCACTGGATGAAATCAGATACTCAAGCGATAAGACAGCCGCAGAAATACTAGATCAATTAAACAAAGAGCAAGATCCGTTTAAATGCGCCCAGCTTGCCTATGCCTACACGTTTAAGACTTTGCCTAACATTCCATACAAGGAAAGTTTAAAGGGCGTCAGAGCTAAACTAGAGGGCAAATTAAACGGCGTTATGCTGGATCTTATTCTTGAACGCGCCCAGTGGATTTTGAACGATAAAAAAAAGCAGGCATTAAAGGCCATAACAATTCATGACACTAAGCAGCACAGACATTTAGTTATCAATAATTTTGATGAATTAAACGACCTGAATTATAAGGGCGTGATTTTATTAAAAGCACCAACAGGCACAGGTAAAACGCGGAACGTAGGAAAGCCGTTTGCTGATTGGTGTATGGGGGGGAATCTACCATTCTTAGCAATTGCACACAGAACAAGCCTTATATCAGAGCTAAGCAATACTCTAAACACTGGGCATTACAAAGTAGAGCAAGAAACATATCAAATGGCCTCAAAGATGGGCATTGATCCGCAAGGTTCGATTAATTCACTTGCTGTCTGCATTAATAGCTTAGACAGTGAAGCATTTAGCAAATTTATACGAAGCGTTAAGCATTTATTTATAGATGAGATTACTCAGGTATTAGAGGCTTTTAATTCAGATACTAGCTTTGTCACAAGTAAGGAAAAAACAGACGCA
This region includes:
- a CDS encoding plasmid replication DNA-binding protein; its protein translation is MAHLSLTEVSKRFNVNRTTIYRAVNNGKLSRLSNGLFDLAEVIRVFGEPPAPVKQSIEPPASNANDKEIISILKSQVELLTKQLEKKDNQIDHLQRLLVAPETSAQRPEATTCNDTETPIDQAMQHDETPYKANSNDTKQHDATAQNDTMQQPKKRGLFDRLDRGLKAFLK